In Nocardioides faecalis, the following proteins share a genomic window:
- a CDS encoding isochorismate synthase, which yields MTDRPPSASLDGVPAEITPAALAARPLLFASGEEAFVAERVLRTWQTPDGADAEWGDAVVAALGPGERALCALSFAAGAPGLAHQVTGSEHALRPPADAVEVPRDYQVTEFPTAEQYAEMVRAALDKIADGSLYKVVLGRCLDVLSTPPLVPGEIIDRLLRTRPGRYVFSVPLVPASDGVLPSDGPILVGASPELLVRREGRTITCTPLAGSVPRVADPAEDRRRGEGLRTSAKDLAEHAFVVEAIVHALKGVCEEIEYPASPELMSTDTIWHLATPIRARLTPGSPGPSALRLAQLLHPTPAVGGVPTAAANAVIADLEGDLRDWFAGCVGWVDADGDGEFAVTIRAAVIDGARLRLFAGAGIVAGSEPEAEVRETGAKLATMARVTGLP from the coding sequence GTGACCGACCGCCCCCCGAGCGCCTCCCTCGACGGCGTGCCGGCGGAGATCACCCCGGCCGCGCTCGCCGCGCGGCCCCTGCTGTTCGCCTCCGGCGAGGAGGCGTTCGTCGCCGAGCGGGTGCTGCGGACCTGGCAGACCCCGGACGGGGCGGACGCCGAGTGGGGCGACGCCGTCGTCGCTGCGCTCGGGCCCGGCGAGCGAGCACTGTGCGCGCTGTCGTTCGCTGCGGGCGCCCCGGGCCTGGCGCACCAGGTCACCGGCTCAGAGCACGCGCTGCGCCCGCCCGCCGACGCCGTCGAGGTGCCGCGTGACTACCAGGTCACCGAGTTCCCCACCGCGGAGCAGTACGCGGAGATGGTGCGGGCGGCGTTGGACAAGATCGCCGACGGTTCGCTGTACAAGGTGGTGCTCGGCCGGTGCCTCGACGTCCTCAGCACGCCGCCCCTGGTGCCGGGCGAGATCATCGACCGCCTGCTGCGCACCCGCCCCGGCCGCTACGTGTTCAGCGTCCCGCTGGTGCCGGCGAGCGACGGTGTCCTGCCCTCCGACGGGCCCATCCTGGTCGGGGCGAGCCCGGAGCTCCTCGTACGGCGTGAGGGCCGCACGATCACCTGCACGCCGCTGGCCGGGTCGGTGCCGCGCGTGGCGGACCCCGCTGAGGACCGGCGCCGCGGGGAAGGGTTGCGCACGTCCGCGAAGGACCTCGCGGAGCACGCCTTCGTGGTCGAGGCGATCGTGCACGCGCTCAAGGGCGTGTGCGAGGAGATCGAGTACCCGGCCAGCCCGGAGCTCATGTCCACCGACACCATCTGGCACCTGGCGACCCCGATCCGGGCCCGGCTGACGCCGGGCTCGCCAGGCCCGAGCGCGCTGCGGCTCGCCCAGCTGCTGCATCCCACGCCCGCCGTCGGCGGGGTGCCCACGGCGGCAGCCAACGCCGTCATCGCCGACCTCGAGGGCGACCTGCGCGACTGGTTCGCCGGCTGTGTCGGCTGGGTCGACGCGGACGGGGACGGTGAGTTCGCGGTGACCATCCGGGCGGCCGTCATCGACGGGGCCAGGCTGCGGCTCTTCGCCGGCGCGGGCATCGTCGCGGGCTCGGAGCCCGAGGCGGAGGTCCGTGAGACCGGCGCCAAGCTCGCGACCATGGCGCGGGTCACCGGCCTGCCCTGA
- the map gene encoding type I methionyl aminopeptidase, with product MFFDQRIEIKTPEQVRAMRAAGLVVGRTLELLRDAVRPGVSTAELDALAAQSIRDAGALPSFLGYGEPPFPATICTSVNDAVVHGIPGGRVLAEGDVVSIDCGAIVDGWHGDAAITVAVGEVRDDVRELMRVTEEALWRGLAAARVGGRVGDISAAVETYVVGQGAYGIVDGYTGHGIGTSMHMDPDVPNRGRAGRGPRLKQGIALAVEPMISLGSCDSVLAEDDWTVLTDDGSWAAHFEHTFALTERGVWVLTAEDGGRARLEALGAPYGGED from the coding sequence GTGTTCTTCGACCAGCGGATCGAGATCAAGACCCCCGAGCAGGTTCGCGCCATGCGGGCCGCGGGACTCGTGGTCGGCCGGACGCTGGAGCTGCTCCGCGACGCCGTGCGCCCCGGGGTGAGCACCGCCGAGCTCGACGCGCTCGCCGCGCAGAGCATCCGCGACGCCGGGGCGCTGCCGTCGTTCCTGGGCTACGGCGAGCCGCCGTTCCCGGCGACGATCTGCACCTCCGTCAACGACGCGGTGGTGCACGGCATCCCCGGAGGCCGGGTGCTCGCCGAGGGCGACGTCGTCTCGATCGACTGCGGCGCCATCGTCGACGGCTGGCACGGCGACGCTGCGATCACGGTGGCGGTCGGCGAGGTCCGTGACGACGTGCGCGAGCTGATGCGGGTCACCGAGGAGGCGCTGTGGCGCGGGCTCGCCGCTGCCCGCGTCGGCGGCCGCGTCGGCGACATCTCCGCCGCCGTCGAGACCTACGTGGTCGGCCAGGGCGCCTACGGCATCGTGGACGGCTACACCGGTCACGGCATCGGCACCTCGATGCACATGGACCCGGACGTGCCCAACCGTGGCCGCGCCGGTCGCGGACCACGGCTCAAGCAGGGGATCGCGCTGGCCGTGGAGCCGATGATCTCCCTCGGCTCCTGCGACAGCGTGCTCGCCGAGGACGACTGGACCGTGCTCACCGACGACGGCTCCTGGGCCGCGCACTTCGAGCACACCTTCGCGCTCACCGAGCGCGGGGTGTGGGTGCTCACCGCCGAGGACGGCGGCCGCGCCCGCCTCGAGGCCCTCGGCGCGCCGTACGGCGGCGAGGACTAG
- a CDS encoding adenylate kinase, whose product MRFLIMGPPGAGKGTQATAVAEHFGVPAISTGDIFRANVAQGTPLGVEAKRYMDAGEYVPDSVTNNMVRDRIAAGDATDGFLLDGYPRTLAQVAELDGMLNDAGHELDAVLVLTVDREAIVERLLKRAEVEGRADDTEDVIRRRLEVYAEETEPLVSVYDERGLVVAVDGMGEIDEVQGRIFAALDARTED is encoded by the coding sequence TTGAGGTTTTTGATCATGGGCCCGCCGGGAGCCGGCAAGGGCACCCAGGCCACCGCCGTCGCCGAGCACTTCGGTGTCCCGGCCATCTCCACCGGCGACATCTTCCGCGCCAACGTCGCCCAGGGCACCCCCCTCGGCGTCGAGGCCAAGCGGTACATGGACGCCGGCGAGTACGTGCCGGACTCGGTCACCAACAACATGGTGCGCGACCGCATCGCCGCCGGTGACGCGACGGACGGCTTCCTGCTCGACGGCTACCCGCGCACGCTGGCGCAGGTCGCCGAGCTCGACGGCATGCTGAACGACGCCGGGCACGAGCTCGACGCCGTGCTGGTGCTGACCGTCGACCGGGAGGCGATCGTCGAGCGTCTGCTCAAGCGCGCCGAGGTCGAGGGCCGTGCGGACGACACCGAGGATGTCATCCGGCGCCGCCTGGAGGTCTACGCCGAGGAGACCGAGCCCCTGGTCTCGGTGTACGACGAGCGCGGCCTGGTCGTGGCGGTCGACGGCATGGGCGAGATCGACGAGGTCCAGGGGCGGATCTTCGCCGCCCTCGACGCCCGCACCGAGGACTGA
- the secY gene encoding preprotein translocase subunit SecY, which translates to MLTAFVNAFRTPDLRRKLLFVLLIVVIFRAGSQIPAPGVHVSNVEKCIDVVQDGSNAGLYSLVNLFSGGALLQLTIFALGIMPYITASIILQLLVVVIPRLEALKKEGQAGQTKITQYTRYLTLGLAVLQATGIVALARTGALLQGCDLDLLHSNDTTTFLVMVITMTAGTAVIMWLGELITERGVGNGMSILIFCQVVATFPAALWQVKISQGWWTFSIVIAIGLVLVAAVIFIEQAQRRIPVQYARRMVGRKMFGGSSTYIPLKVNQAGIIPVIFASSLLYLPAMAVQFNADDPNRIIRWVNEYLVDQGHPVHMAVYFGLIIFFTYFYVSITFNPQEVSDNMKKYGGFIPGIRAGKPTQDYLSYVLSRITLPGALYLGLISLVPLIAFVLIDASQNFPFGGTSILIMVGVALDTVKQIESQLQQRNYEGFLR; encoded by the coding sequence GTGCTCACCGCGTTCGTGAACGCCTTCCGGACCCCGGACCTGCGGCGCAAGCTGCTGTTCGTGCTGTTGATCGTCGTGATCTTCCGGGCCGGTTCGCAGATCCCCGCCCCTGGCGTGCATGTCTCCAACGTCGAGAAGTGCATCGATGTGGTGCAGGACGGCAGCAACGCCGGTCTCTACAGCCTCGTCAACCTCTTCTCCGGTGGGGCGCTGCTCCAGCTGACGATCTTCGCGCTGGGCATCATGCCGTACATCACCGCGAGCATCATCCTGCAGCTGCTGGTGGTCGTGATCCCGCGGCTGGAGGCCCTCAAGAAGGAGGGCCAGGCCGGTCAGACGAAGATCACGCAGTACACCCGCTACCTGACGCTCGGCCTCGCGGTGCTGCAGGCGACCGGCATCGTCGCGCTCGCGCGCACCGGCGCCCTGCTGCAGGGCTGCGACCTCGACCTGTTGCACAGCAACGACACCACGACCTTCCTGGTCATGGTGATCACGATGACCGCGGGCACCGCGGTGATCATGTGGCTCGGCGAGCTCATCACCGAGCGCGGTGTCGGCAACGGCATGTCGATCCTGATCTTCTGCCAGGTCGTGGCGACCTTCCCGGCCGCGCTGTGGCAGGTGAAGATCAGCCAGGGTTGGTGGACCTTCAGCATCGTGATCGCGATCGGACTCGTGCTGGTCGCCGCGGTCATCTTCATCGAGCAGGCGCAGCGCCGGATCCCGGTGCAGTACGCGCGCCGCATGGTCGGGCGCAAGATGTTCGGCGGCAGCTCGACGTACATCCCGCTCAAGGTCAACCAGGCCGGCATCATCCCGGTCATCTTCGCCTCGTCGCTGCTCTACCTGCCGGCGATGGCGGTCCAGTTCAACGCCGATGACCCGAACCGGATCATCCGCTGGGTCAACGAGTACCTCGTCGACCAGGGCCACCCGGTGCACATGGCCGTGTACTTCGGCCTCATCATCTTCTTCACCTACTTCTACGTGTCGATCACCTTCAACCCGCAAGAGGTGTCCGACAACATGAAGAAGTACGGCGGCTTCATCCCCGGGATCCGGGCGGGCAAGCCGACGCAGGACTACCTGTCGTACGTCCTTTCCCGGATCACTCTGCCGGGCGCTCTCTACCTCGGCCTGATCTCGCTCGTACCGCTGATCGCGTTCGTGCTGATCGACGCCAGCCAGAACTTCCCGTTCGGTGGCACCTCCATCCTGATCATGGTGGGTGTCGCGCTCGACACGGTGAAGCAGATCGAGAGCCAGCTCCAGCAGCGCAACTACGAAGGATTCCTGCGTTGA
- the rplO gene encoding 50S ribosomal protein L15: MTLKLHHLRPAPGAKTAKTRVGRGEGSKGKTSGRGTKGTKARYQVPVAFEGGQMPLHMRLPKLRGFRNPFKVTFQVVNLDKISALFPEGGDVTPETLVAKGAVRKGHPVKVLGQGELTVKVAVSAEAFSASAKEKIESAGGTVTVL, translated from the coding sequence ATGACGCTCAAGTTGCACCACCTGCGCCCGGCGCCGGGTGCCAAGACCGCCAAGACCCGCGTGGGTCGCGGTGAGGGCTCCAAGGGCAAGACCTCGGGCCGCGGTACCAAGGGAACCAAGGCCCGGTACCAGGTCCCGGTCGCGTTCGAGGGTGGCCAGATGCCGCTCCACATGCGGCTGCCGAAGCTTCGCGGCTTCCGCAACCCCTTCAAGGTGACCTTCCAGGTCGTCAACCTCGACAAGATCAGCGCGCTGTTCCCCGAGGGTGGCGACGTCACCCCCGAGACGCTCGTCGCCAAGGGTGCGGTCCGCAAGGGCCACCCGGTGAAGGTGCTCGGTCAGGGTGAGCTGACGGTCAAGGTCGCGGTCAGCGCGGAGGCCTTCTCGGCCTCGGCCAAGGAGAAGATCGAGAGCGCCGGCGGGACCGTCACGGTCCTGTGA
- the rpmD gene encoding 50S ribosomal protein L30, with translation MAQLKVKQTKSKIGAKANQRETLRSLGLKRIGDVVIKEDRPEIRGMVQTVRHMVTVEVVGGE, from the coding sequence ATGGCACAGCTGAAGGTGAAGCAGACCAAGTCGAAGATCGGCGCCAAGGCCAACCAGCGCGAGACCCTGCGCAGCCTGGGCCTCAAGCGGATCGGCGACGTCGTGATCAAGGAGGACCGTCCCGAGATCCGGGGCATGGTCCAGACCGTCCGCCACATGGTGACGGTCGAGGTCGTCGGAGGCGAGTGA
- the rpsE gene encoding 30S ribosomal protein S5 → MSGAQRGQRSGGDRGGRGGRDGGRGGADKSQYVERVVAINRVAKVVKGGRRFSFTALVIVGDGDGLVGVGYGKAKEVPAAIAKGVEEAKKNFFRVPRIQGTIPHPVQGEKAAGVVFLRPAAPGTGVIAGGPVRAVLECAGIHDVLSKSLGSSNQINIVHATVTALKMLEQPEAVAARRGLPVEDVAPAALLKAQAAGEAAAAASKTPEVVA, encoded by the coding sequence ATGAGCGGAGCCCAGCGCGGACAGCGTTCCGGCGGCGACCGTGGCGGCCGTGGCGGTCGTGACGGCGGCCGTGGCGGCGCCGACAAGAGCCAGTACGTCGAGCGGGTCGTGGCCATCAACCGCGTCGCCAAGGTCGTGAAGGGTGGTCGTCGCTTCAGCTTCACCGCCCTCGTGATCGTGGGCGACGGCGACGGCCTGGTCGGTGTCGGCTACGGCAAGGCCAAGGAAGTTCCCGCGGCGATCGCCAAGGGTGTCGAGGAGGCGAAGAAGAACTTCTTCCGCGTCCCCCGCATCCAGGGCACGATCCCGCACCCGGTGCAGGGCGAGAAGGCCGCTGGTGTGGTCTTCCTTCGTCCGGCCGCCCCCGGTACCGGTGTCATCGCCGGTGGACCGGTGCGCGCCGTCCTGGAGTGCGCCGGCATCCACGACGTCCTCAGCAAGTCGCTGGGCTCGTCGAACCAGATCAACATCGTGCACGCGACCGTGACGGCGCTGAAGATGCTGGAGCAGCCCGAGGCTGTCGCCGCGCGTCGTGGGCTGCCCGTCGAGGACGTCGCTCCGGCGGCGCTCCTCAAGGCGCAGGCCGCGGGCGAGGCCGCTGCGGCCGCGTCCAAGACCCCCGAGGTGGTGGCCTGA
- the rplR gene encoding 50S ribosomal protein L18, translating to MAITLKHQRNLSARASSRLRRQIRGRKKISGTAERPRLVVTRSSKHITAQVVDDLVGKTLASASTLEGDLRAFDGDKSAKAKKVGELVAARAKQAGVESVVFDRSGNKYHGRIAALADGAREGGLTF from the coding sequence ATGGCGATCACCCTCAAGCACCAGCGGAACCTGTCCGCTCGCGCGTCCTCGCGCCTGCGCCGTCAGATCCGCGGCCGCAAGAAGATCTCCGGAACCGCCGAGCGTCCCCGCCTGGTGGTCACCCGGTCGTCCAAGCACATCACCGCCCAGGTCGTCGACGACCTGGTCGGCAAGACCCTGGCCTCTGCCTCGACCCTCGAGGGCGACCTGCGCGCCTTCGACGGCGACAAGAGCGCCAAGGCCAAGAAGGTCGGCGAGCTTGTCGCCGCCCGCGCCAAGCAGGCCGGCGTGGAGTCGGTCGTCTTCGACCGGTCCGGCAACAAGTACCACGGTCGCATCGCGGCCCTTGCGGACGGCGCCCGCGAGGGCGGCCTGACCTTCTGA
- the rplF gene encoding 50S ribosomal protein L6: protein MSRIGKLPVPVPAGVDVQIDGSTVTVKGPKGTLSHTVIDPITVKKGEGVLDVIRPDDERQSRAYHGLSRTLINNMVIGVTDGYEKKLEIVGVGYRVLSKGPTQLEFQLGYSHPIIIDAPEGITFEVEGPTKLGVKGIDKQLVGEVAANIRKLRKPEPYKGKGVRYSGEHVRRKVGKAGK from the coding sequence ATGTCGCGAATCGGCAAGCTCCCCGTCCCGGTCCCCGCCGGCGTGGACGTCCAGATCGACGGATCCACCGTCACGGTGAAGGGCCCCAAGGGCACCCTGAGCCACACGGTCATCGACCCGATCACCGTCAAGAAGGGGGAGGGCGTCCTGGACGTCATCCGCCCCGACGACGAGCGCCAGTCCCGGGCCTACCACGGACTGTCCCGCACGCTCATCAACAACATGGTCATCGGTGTCACCGACGGCTACGAGAAGAAGCTCGAGATCGTGGGCGTGGGTTACCGCGTCCTGTCGAAGGGCCCGACCCAGCTGGAGTTCCAGCTCGGCTACTCGCACCCGATCATCATCGACGCTCCCGAGGGGATCACCTTCGAGGTGGAGGGTCCGACGAAGCTCGGCGTGAAGGGCATCGACAAGCAGTTGGTCGGCGAGGTCGCCGCCAACATCCGCAAGCTTCGCAAGCCCGAGCCCTACAAGGGCAAGGGTGTTCGTTACTCCGGCGAGCACGTCCGCCGCAAGGTCGGAAAGGCTGGTAAGTGA
- the rpsH gene encoding 30S ribosomal protein S8 — MTMTDPIADMLTRLRNANQAYHDAVTMPYSKLKEGVAAILKQEGYITSYEVADNENGVGKLLTITLKYGRNRERSIAGVRRISKPGLRVYAKHTGLPKVLGGLGVAIISTSQGLLTDRQANQKGVGGEVLAYVW, encoded by the coding sequence ATGACGATGACTGACCCGATCGCAGACATGCTCACGCGTCTGCGCAACGCCAACCAGGCGTACCACGACGCGGTGACCATGCCGTACAGCAAGCTGAAGGAGGGCGTCGCCGCCATCCTGAAGCAGGAGGGTTACATCACCTCCTACGAGGTCGCCGACAACGAGAACGGCGTCGGCAAGCTGCTGACGATCACGCTGAAGTACGGCCGCAACCGGGAGCGCTCGATCGCCGGCGTGCGCCGCATCAGCAAGCCCGGCCTGCGGGTGTACGCCAAGCACACCGGGCTGCCCAAGGTGCTCGGCGGCCTCGGCGTCGCGATCATCTCGACGAGCCAGGGCCTCCTGACGGACCGTCAGGCCAACCAGAAGGGCGTGGGTGGGGAAGTCCTCGCCTACGTCTGGTGA
- a CDS encoding type Z 30S ribosomal protein S14, producing the protein MAKTALKVKAARKPKFAVRGYTRCQRCGRPKAVYRKFGLCRICLREMAHRGELPGVTKSSW; encoded by the coding sequence ATGGCGAAGACCGCTCTGAAGGTGAAGGCCGCTCGCAAGCCCAAGTTCGCGGTGCGCGGCTACACCCGCTGCCAGCGGTGCGGGCGTCCGAAGGCGGTCTACCGCAAGTTCGGCCTGTGCCGGATCTGCCTGCGGGAGATGGCCCACCGCGGCGAGCTGCCCGGCGTCACCAAGTCCTCTTGGTGA
- the rplE gene encoding 50S ribosomal protein L5 has protein sequence MTESTVDVAEKVTPRLKTKYREEILPALKSEFEIANVMQVPGLTKIVVNMGVGEAARDSKLIEGAIKDLTAITGQKPAVTKARKSIAQFKLREGMPIGTHVTLRGDRMWEFLDRLLSLALPRIRDFRGLSPKQFDGRGNYTFGLTEQVMFHEIDQDKVDRQRGMDITIVTTATNDEQGRALLKQLGFPFKEN, from the coding sequence ATGACCGAGAGCACCGTCGACGTGGCCGAGAAGGTCACCCCCCGGCTCAAGACCAAGTACCGCGAGGAGATCCTCCCGGCGCTGAAGTCCGAGTTCGAGATCGCCAACGTCATGCAGGTCCCCGGCCTGACCAAGATCGTGGTCAACATGGGTGTGGGCGAGGCTGCTCGCGACTCCAAGCTGATCGAGGGCGCCATCAAGGACCTCACCGCGATCACCGGCCAGAAGCCGGCCGTGACGAAGGCCCGCAAGTCCATCGCTCAGTTCAAGCTGCGTGAGGGCATGCCGATCGGCACGCACGTCACGCTGCGCGGCGACCGGATGTGGGAGTTCCTGGACCGGCTGCTGTCGCTGGCGCTGCCGCGCATCCGCGACTTCCGTGGGCTCTCGCCCAAGCAGTTCGACGGCCGGGGCAACTACACGTTCGGCCTCACCGAGCAGGTCATGTTCCACGAGATCGACCAGGACAAGGTCGACCGCCAGCGGGGCATGGACATCACCATCGTGACCACCGCGACCAACGACGAGCAGGGGCGCGCGCTGCTGAAGCAGCTCGGCTTCCCGTTCAAGGAGAACTGA
- the rplX gene encoding 50S ribosomal protein L24 yields the protein MAKKAEQSRKKPNLHVKKGDTVKVIAGKDKGAEGKIIKVIREENRVVVEGVNRVKKHTKVVDQGGTTGGIITTEAPIHVSNVMLVEDGTVTRVGHKRVEVTKRRPDGSEYSSTRSVRISRKTGKEI from the coding sequence ATGGCTAAGAAGGCAGAGCAGAGCCGCAAGAAGCCCAACCTTCACGTCAAGAAGGGCGACACCGTCAAGGTGATCGCGGGCAAGGACAAGGGCGCCGAGGGCAAGATCATCAAGGTCATCCGCGAGGAGAACCGAGTGGTCGTCGAGGGTGTCAACCGGGTCAAGAAGCACACCAAGGTCGTCGACCAGGGTGGCACCACCGGCGGCATCATCACCACCGAGGCCCCGATCCACGTCTCCAACGTGATGCTGGTCGAGGACGGCACCGTGACCCGCGTCGGTCACAAGCGGGTCGAGGTCACCAAGCGCCGTCCCGACGGCTCGGAGTACTCCTCGACGCGCAGCGTCCGCATCTCCCGCAAGACCGGGAAGGAAATCTGA
- the rplN gene encoding 50S ribosomal protein L14 has translation MIQQESRLKVADNTGAKEILCIRVLGGSGRRYAGIGDVIVATVKDAIPGGNVKKGDVVKAVIVRTVKERRRPDGSYIRFDENAAVILKGDGEPRGTRIFGPVGRELREKKFMKIISLAPEVL, from the coding sequence ATGATTCAGCAGGAGTCGCGACTCAAGGTCGCCGACAACACCGGTGCGAAGGAGATCCTTTGCATCCGCGTGCTTGGCGGGTCCGGTCGTCGCTACGCCGGGATCGGCGACGTCATCGTCGCCACCGTCAAGGACGCCATTCCCGGCGGCAACGTGAAGAAGGGTGACGTCGTCAAGGCGGTCATCGTGCGCACCGTCAAGGAGCGGCGCCGTCCCGACGGCTCGTACATCCGCTTCGACGAGAACGCCGCGGTGATCCTCAAGGGCGACGGCGAGCCCCGTGGCACGCGCATCTTCGGCCCCGTGGGCCGTGAGCTGCGCGAGAAGAAGTTCATGAAGATCATCTCGCTCGCGCCGGAGGTGCTGTGA
- the rpsQ gene encoding 30S ribosomal protein S17, with amino-acid sequence MSESTETPQRNARKTREGLVVSDKMDKTVVVSVEDRVKHALYGKVLRRNTRLKAHDEQNQCGVGDRVLIMETRPLSATKRWRVVEILERAK; translated from the coding sequence ATGAGTGAGTCCACCGAGACCCCTCAGCGCAACGCCCGCAAGACCCGTGAGGGCCTCGTGGTCAGCGACAAGATGGACAAGACCGTCGTCGTGTCCGTCGAGGACCGCGTGAAGCACGCCCTGTACGGCAAGGTCCTTCGCCGCAACACGCGGCTCAAGGCGCACGACGAGCAGAACCAGTGCGGCGTCGGCGACCGTGTCCTCATCATGGAGACCCGCCCGCTCTCGGCCACCAAGCGCTGGCGCGTGGTGGAGATCCTCGAGCGCGCGAAGTAA
- the rpmC gene encoding 50S ribosomal protein L29 translates to MASVIRAHELDELNDVDLEAKLREAKEELFNLRFQAATGQLESHGRLRTVKKDIARIYTVVRERELGIRTAPGSEEEN, encoded by the coding sequence ATGGCCAGCGTCATCCGCGCCCACGAGCTCGACGAGCTCAACGACGTCGACCTCGAGGCCAAGCTCCGCGAGGCCAAGGAGGAGCTGTTCAACCTCCGCTTCCAGGCGGCCACCGGCCAGCTGGAGAGCCACGGTCGGCTCCGCACGGTCAAGAAGGACATCGCCCGGATCTACACCGTGGTGCGTGAGCGCGAGCTCGGCATCCGGACCGCCCCGGGTTCTGAGGAGGAGAACTGA
- the rplP gene encoding 50S ribosomal protein L16: MLMPRRVKHRKQHHPKRRGAAKGGTSLAFGDFGIQAIEGHYVTNRQIESARIAMTRHIKRGGKVWINIYPDRPLTKKPAETRMGSGKGSPEWWVANVKPGRVMFELSGVSEEVAREAMRRAIHKLPMKCRFITREAGEF; the protein is encoded by the coding sequence ATGTTGATGCCCCGTCGCGTCAAGCACCGCAAGCAGCACCACCCGAAGCGTCGGGGTGCTGCGAAGGGTGGCACGTCGCTCGCGTTCGGTGACTTCGGTATCCAGGCCATCGAGGGTCACTACGTGACCAACCGCCAGATCGAGTCCGCTCGTATCGCGATGACCCGTCACATCAAGCGCGGTGGCAAGGTGTGGATCAACATCTACCCCGACCGCCCGCTGACCAAGAAGCCGGCTGAGACCCGCATGGGTTCCGGTAAGGGCTCGCCCGAGTGGTGGGTCGCCAACGTCAAGCCCGGCCGTGTCATGTTCGAGCTCTCCGGTGTCTCGGAGGAAGTTGCTCGTGAGGCGATGCGCCGCGCGATCCACAAGCTGCCCATGAAGTGCCGCTTCATCACCCGAGAGGCCGGTGAGTTCTGA
- the rpsC gene encoding 30S ribosomal protein S3 — MGQKINPNGFRLGISTDHKSRWYADKLYKAYVGEDVAIRKLLSKGMERAGISKVEIERTRDRVRVDIHTARPGIVIGRRGAEADRIRGELEKLTGKQVQLNILEVKNPEIDAQLVAQGVAEQLSGRVQFRRAMRKAMQTSMRSGAKGIRIQCSGRLNGAEMSRTEFYREGRVPLHTLRADIDYGFYEARTTFGRIGVKVWIYKGEVAGTRAERQAQAAARAGVPGRGGRPSRGGERPTRGSRGDRPNRSDRGGDAPAVTEAPAGGDTAQATAPAETQES; from the coding sequence ATGGGTCAGAAGATCAACCCGAACGGCTTCCGTCTCGGCATCTCGACCGACCACAAGTCGCGTTGGTACGCCGACAAGCTGTACAAGGCGTACGTCGGCGAGGACGTCGCGATCCGCAAGCTGCTCAGCAAGGGCATGGAGCGGGCCGGCATCTCCAAGGTCGAGATCGAGCGCACCCGGGACCGGGTCCGCGTCGACATCCACACCGCCCGCCCGGGCATCGTCATCGGCCGCCGCGGCGCCGAGGCGGACCGGATCCGTGGCGAGCTGGAGAAGCTCACCGGCAAGCAGGTCCAGCTGAACATCCTCGAGGTCAAGAACCCCGAGATCGACGCGCAGCTGGTCGCCCAGGGTGTCGCAGAGCAGCTCTCGGGTCGCGTGCAGTTCCGCCGCGCGATGCGCAAGGCCATGCAGACCTCGATGCGCTCCGGTGCCAAGGGCATCCGGATCCAGTGCTCCGGCCGCCTCAACGGCGCCGAGATGTCGCGCACCGAGTTCTACCGCGAGGGCCGCGTCCCGCTGCACACGCTGCGTGCCGACATCGACTACGGCTTCTACGAGGCCCGCACGACCTTCGGCCGCATCGGCGTGAAGGTCTGGATCTACAAGGGTGAGGTCGCCGGCACCCGTGCCGAGCGCCAGGCCCAGGCTGCTGCCCGCGCCGGTGTCCCCGGCCGCGGCGGTCGCCCCTCCCGCGGTGGTGAGCGCCCGACCCGTGGGTCGCGCGGAGACCGCCCGAACCGTTCCGACCGTGGTGGCGACGCCCCCGCCGTGACCGAGGCTCCGGCCGGCGGCGACACGGCTCAGGCCACCGCGCCGGCCGAGACCCAGGAGAGCTGA